A part of Cannabis sativa cultivar Pink pepper isolate KNU-18-1 chromosome 6, ASM2916894v1, whole genome shotgun sequence genomic DNA contains:
- the LOC115695609 gene encoding disease resistance protein At4g27190-like, with the protein MACIGEFAVGIATSILGKLAEYTVAPVGRQLGYLLHYTTNVSDLRTQLEHLNSARQRMQRRVNEALNNCHEIEADVRTWQDNAEQISLEANTFLNPESHARALCSCGSPHHLVTRHQLSRKAKKMSIIVRAVVSKKNEFDSVPISYPRQPEGSSATPAKGYQTFDSRSRILKNIMAAVGDGNRRRIGLHGMGGVGKTMLADEIGRRAQEEKLFSKVVKITISQTPNTKEIQQHIAEMLDITSFNQIESTSKRAELLRMRLKQEEESGILLILDDIWKELDLEAVGIHQECRMLLTSRSQRVLCNSMGIAQSNVFLIGALESSEAINLFKSIIGDTKVENNEDYKALALEIVAECGGLPISIATVAHALKCNMDSLFIWKDALQRLKNSNFTGIEEMHDKVYLSIRLSYDFLGKHEEEAKSLLLLCALHKEDEEIKVEDLIRYSMGWNLLQGVRTVSEARNRVNSLVVKLKSHSLLLDGSSKHDEVKMHDVIRDVCLTIGKEDDEHRMMNNITSVAMYERHKASKAISFVDYDDFGNLPGNLECPSLELLLLSTQSLKLIPNDFFEQTGKLKALGIIATPLTSLPLSFHLLQNLQTLCLRDSYVEDIEVIGELKNLKALDLSGCHCIKRLPKEIGELRRLQVLDLRGCDNLRVIEANVISNLTQMEELYLPDEFQGWDHTSEEGKITNERRNASLVEIKSLQRLTALYLYVPTVHVLPEGLLTEKLERYRISIGWRIHINDSKYSGYEGYSSRWLNLDLSQLDQIYASGLESVMKGSEYLSLQGFVWVNNAIHDLGVDGFRRLKQLNLRCNDGVKYIFNSRDIIQHEAFPCLESLNIEYLTSLERIICHGNQLPRGSFNELRNVNVRNCDRLKNLFPLSVAKLLHHITVYNCEMIKEIIVSHGREDDHKIEESLQLRSLHLYSLPNIVQFCCSKQTPTDESSSSSSSSSPLIDHSKPLFSETLSFSNLEELSVRSMSIKTLWPERLVSSSSSYMQTLTSLRVGRCKNLKYLFSFSLAQNFVSLTTLEVDYCEEMEDIVGVKLGEEETHMERILFPKLESLELVKLSTLQRFCAANSCVVFPLLSSLRLKECPELKTFVSSPTTIDHTEENQMLEPTQLFLLEKIAFPNLKVLVVGNCNNVKYLLPSAMTRSLLQLELLKVVECKIMEEVIVVSSVDDHECSSEGSKTTITFEKLEYLGLWSLPNIVKFYGGDRIECPLLSRLQIMECPKLKEFMGGSNIIGKEMDMVGCPKQSLFRHNKVIFPMVKELRTDWSEGIKEIFEMSNSIILFPNLLELELDCTSAGDKAAIGVPNLTLFLHKYHKIKKLQLRGPFVNLSGGDELIDTTTSTSTSLEQLCIEDADMLHYLFGVDPHENAQPSHNYRIVFPHLKYVSVQKCRRLESFAPSFMCFPNLGGLSVVGCHGLTYLFSSSTAATLVQLQQMTIENCKGIREIITNNTEYYEEEEDDEESSTTTDDCLVFQELWRLELRNLPNLQSFYSGNKVMSFPHWDQLYLSECPKMKRFSHGIINTYASLKTWVDGRRISERDDSDSALQHLFAHQIDNDDGQHNTASAKADQQSRDEASVSLELI; encoded by the exons ATGGCTTGCATTGGTGAATTTGCTGTTGGAATTGCAACTTCAATTCTGGGGAAGTTGGCTGAGTATACAGTGGCACCAGTGGGGCGGCAGTTGGGTTATCTCCTTCACTACACTACCAACGTAAGCGACCTCCGAACTCAGTTAGAACATTTGAACAGTGCTAGACAAAGAATGCAACGCCGTGTCAATGAAGCCTTGAATAACTGTCATGAAATCGAGGCTGATGTCCGAACATGGCAGGACAATGCTGAACAAATCTCTTTAGAGGCCAACACATTTCTTAACCCTGAAAGCCATGCAAGGGCCTTGTGTTCTTGTGGATCCCCTCATCATTTGGTGACGCGACACCAATTGAGCAGGAAAGCAAAGAAGATGTCAATCATCGTACGCGCAGTGGTCTCCAAGAAAAACGAATTTGATTCTGTACCAATTTCGTATCCTCGTCAGCCAGAAGGTTCCTCTGCAACACCAGCCAAAGGGTACCAGACTTTTGATTCAAGGAGCAGAATTTTGAAGAACATAATGGCAGCTGTGGGAGATGGTAATAGGAGGAGGATAGGGTTGCATGGAATGGGTGGGGTTGGCAAAACTATGCTTGCAGATGAAATTGGTAGACGAGCTCAAGAAGAGAAGCTGTTTAGTAAGGTGGTTAAAATCACTATTTCTCAAACACCTAATACAAAAGAGATTCAACAACACATTGCTGAAATGCTAGATATAACAAGTTTCAACCAAATAGAAAGCACAAGCAAGAGAGCAGAGCTACTTCGAATGCGATTGAAGCAAGAAGAGGAGAGTGGGATTTTATTAATCCTCGACGATATTTGGAAGGAACTTGATCTGGAAGCTGTTGGAATCCATCAAGAGTGCAGGATGCTACTAACCTCTAGATCTCAACGTGTTTTATGCAACTCAATGGGCATTGCTCAGAGTAATGTGTTCTTGATTGGAGCCTTAGAGTCAAGTGAAGCCATAAATTTGTTTAAGAGCATCATTGGAGACACTAAAGTTGAAAACAATGAAGATTACAAAGCTTTGGCACTTGAGATTGTTGCTGAATGTGGAGGCCTACCAATTTCCATTGCGACAGTGGCGCATGCTTTGAAATGCAATATGGATAGCTTGTTCATATGGAAGGATGCGTTGCAACGACTGAAGAATTCGAACTTTACAGGGATTGAGGAAATGCATGACAAAGTCTACTTGAGTATTCGGTTGAGTTATGATTTTCTTGGAAAACATGAGGAGGAGGCCAAATCATTGTTATTGTTATGTGCTTTACATAAGGAAGATGAAGAAATAAAAGTGGAAGACCTGATCAGATACAGCATGGGTTGGAACTTGCTTCAAGGAGTGAGAACAGTGAGTGAAGCAAGAAACAGGGTGAATTCGTTGGTAGTTAAATTGAAATCTCATTCTCTGCTGTTGGATGGTTCAAGCAAACATGATGAAGTGAAGATGCATGATGTCATTCGTGATGTTTGCCTAACTATTGGAAAGGAAGATGATGAGCATAGGATGATGAATAACATTACTAGTGTTGCTATGTATGAAAGACATAAAGCATCTAAGGCAATTTCCTTTGTTGATTATGATGATTTTGGCAATCTTCCTGGAAATTTGGAATGTCCTAGTTTAGAATTACTTCTTCTATCTACTCAATCTTTGAAATTGATCCCGAATGACTTTTTTGAACAAACTGGGAAGCTTAAAGCCTTGGGTATAATTGCTACACCCTTAACATCACTACCTTTGTCTTTTCATTTGCTTCAAAATCTCCAAACATTATGTCTGCGCGACTCTTATGTTGAAGACATAGAGGTGATTGGTGAGCTAAAGAATTTAAAAGCTCTTGATCTATCCGGGTGTCATTGCATCAAGCGGTTGCCAAAAGAAATAGGAGAATTGCGGCGTTTGCAAGTGCTGGATCTACGTGGATGTGATAATTTAAGAGTGATAGAGGCGAATGTCATTTCAAATTTGACGCAGATGGAAGAGCTCTATCTTCCCGATGAATTTCAAGGATGGGATCATACTAGTGAAGAAGGAAAAataacaaatgaaagaagaaatGCCAGTCTTGTTGAGATAAAGAGTTTGCAACGACTCACagctttatatttatatgtaccaACGGTACATGTTTTGCCAGAGGGGTTGCTTACAGAAAAGTTGGAGAGATACAGAATATCTATTGGCTGGCGTATACATATAAATGACTCAAAATATTCTGGATATGAAGGTTATTCAAGCAGGTGGTTAAACCTAGATCTCTCTCAATTGGATCAGATATATGCGTCTGGACTTGAATCGGTCATGAAAGGGTCTGAATATTTATCACTACAAGGATTTGTGTGGGTCAACAATGCTATTCATGATCTTGGTGTTGATGGTTTTCGTAGATTAAAGCAATTGAATCTTCGTTGTAATGATGGGGTCAAATATATCTTTAATTCCAGGGATATCATTCAACATGAAGCCTTTCCTTGTTTGGAGTCACTAAACATTGAATATTTAACAAGTTTGGAAAGGATTATATGTCATGGTAATCAACTCCCAAGAGGCTCCTTCAATGAATTGAGAAATGTAAATGTGAGGAATTGTGATAGATTAAAGAATTTGTTTCCTCTGTCTGTCGCCAAACTACTTCATCACATTACAGTATATAATTGTGAGATGATAAAAGAGATAATAGTcagccacggcagagaagatgATCATAAGATTGAGGAGTCTTTGCAACTACGCTCCTTGCATCTGTATTCTTTACCAAACATTGTCCAATTTTGTTGCTCCAAACAAACACCAACCGACGagtcttcatcatcatcatcatcatcatcaccactaATAGATCACTCAAAGCCTTTATTTAGTGAAACG CTTTCTTTTTCCAACTTGGAAGAATTGAGTGTGAGGAGCAtgagtataaaaactttatggCCGGAACGACTTGTATCATCATCAAGTTCTTACATGCAAACATTAACAAGCTTAAGAGTGGGAAGGTGCAAAAATTTAAAGTATctattctctttctctcttgctCAAAACTTTGTAAGCCTGACAACATTAGAAGTTGACTATTGTGAGGAAATGGAAGACATAGTAGGAGTGAAACTTGGAGAAGAAGAAACTCATATGGAAAGGATTTTGTTCCCTAAATTAGAATCTCTTGAGCTTGTTAAGCTTTCAACCCTCCAAAGGTTTTGTGCAGCGAATTCATGTGTGGTATTTCCACTCCTATCAAGCCTAAGATTAAAAGAATGTCCAGAACTCAAGACATTTGTTAGCTCTCCCACTACTATTGACCACACAGAAGAGAATCAAATGCTTGAACCAACACAACTTTTCCTCCTTGAAAAG attgCATTTCCCAACTTAAAAGTGTTAGTTGTTGGTAATTGTAACAATGTGAAGTATCTGTTACCATCTGCCATGACTCGGAGTCTTTTACAACTTGAGCTTTTAAAGGTGGTTGAATGTAAGATCATGGAAGAGGTAATAGTAGTGAGTAGTGTTGATGATCATGAATGTTCATCAGAAGGAAGCAAAACAACAATAACATTTGAAAAACTTGAATATCTTGGGCTTTGGAGTCTTCCAAACATTGTAAAGTTTTATGGAGGAGATCGCATTGAATGTCCATTATTGTCTAGACTACAAATCATGGAGTGTCCTAAACTAAAGGAATTTATGGGTGGTTCTAATATTATTGGTAAAGAAATGGATATGGTGGGTTGCCCTAAACAAAGTCTCTTCAGACACAACAAG GTAATTTTTCCTATGGTAAAGGAATTAAGGACAGACTGGAGTGAAGGAATTAAGGAGATATTTGAGATGAGTAATTCAATAATATTGTTTCCCAACCTTCTCGAACTTGAGTTAGATTGTACATCTGCTGGCGATAAAGCAGCAATTGGTGTACCAAATTTGACGTTATTCCTTCacaaatatcataaaattaaGAAACTTCAATTGAGGGGCCCCTTTGTGAATTTAAGTGGTGGTGATGAATTGATTGACACTACTACTTCTACATCTACTTCTTTGGAGCAACTATGTATTGAGGATGCTGATATGCTTCATTATCTGTTTGGGGTGGATCCACATGAAAATGCTCAACCATCACATAATTATAGGATTGTTTTTCCACATTTAAAATATGTGAGTGTTCAGAAGTGTAGGAGATTGGAGAGCTTTGCACCCTCCTTTATGTGTTTCCCCAACTTGGGAGGTCTGAGTGTAGTGGGATGCCATGGGCTGACTTATTTATTCTCTTCCTCAACAGCAGCCACTCTTGTACAATTACAACAAATGACCATAGAGAATTGCAAAGGGATCAGGGAGATTATTACTAATAATACAGAGTActatgaggaagaagaagatgacgAAGAGAGTAGTACGACTACTGATGACTGCCTTGTTTTCCAGGAATTATGGAGACTAGAGCTTCGGAATTTGCCAAATCTCCAAAGCTTCTATTCAGGAAATAAAGTTATGAGTTTCCCACATTGGGATCAATTATATTTGAGTGAGTGCCCTAAGATGAAGAGATTTTCACATGGGATCATAAATACCTACGCTTCATTGAAGACATGGGTTGATGGCCGACGAATTTCGGAGAGAGATGATTCCGATTCGGCATTACAACATTTATTTGCTCATCAAATC GATAATGATGATGGTCAACACAACACTGCCAGTGCCAAGGCAGATCAGCAGAGTAGAGATGAGGCAAGTGTTTCTCTGGAATTAATTTAA